A genomic stretch from Primulina huaijiensis isolate GDHJ02 chromosome 14, ASM1229523v2, whole genome shotgun sequence includes:
- the LOC140956637 gene encoding probable glucan endo-1,3-beta-glucosidase A6 translates to MGLIAVSLFFCVLCFSASFSSGVMQPKMGVCYGELGNNLPAPWKSIKLIQKLHAKRIKIYGTNPKILKSIQSTDIQISIMVPNNLIPDISTNQTLADEWVQSNVVPFYPKSKIRYLLVGNEILSNPPNTTWFRLVPAIRKIRHSVKKFGLKKVKVGTPLAMDALESSFPPSNGTFRSDVREKVIKPLLRFLDRTKSFFFLDVYTYFAWIDQPLQINLEYALLESTNLTYTDPVSGLVYTNLLDQMLDATIFAMKRLGYPNLRLFLAETGWPSGGDPDQLGANIYNAATYNRNVVKKFMAKPPVGTPARPGAVIPTMIFALYNENKKPGPGTERHFGLLYPNGSHVYPIDLSGKTPLSDYPVLPKPESNGRLWCVVANVTANKTELADAVAFACSQGNGTCDPIQPGGKCYNPNSLVNHANYAFTSYWTQLRSAGATCSFNGLAALTSKDPSYKSCKFPSVNL, encoded by the exons ATGGGTTTAATTGCTGTTTCACTTTTCTTCTGCGTTCTATGTTTTTCAGCTTCTTTCTCCA GTGGTGTAATGCAGCCGAAAATGGGGGTGTGCTATGGGGAACTGGGCAATAATCTCCCAGCCCCTTGGAAATCCATTAAACTCATCCAGAAACTCCACGCCAAACGCATCAAAATCTACGGAACTAACCCAAAAATACTCAAATCCATTCAAAGCACCGACATTCAAATCTCAATCATGGTACCGAACAACCTCATTCCCGACATTTCCACTAACCAAACGCTCGCGGATGAATGGGTGCAATCAAATGTTGTTCCTTTCTATCCCAAATCTAAGATCCGCTACCTTCTCGTCGGGAACGAAATCTTAAGCAACCCACCGAACACCACCTGGTTTAGACTCGTCCCAGCCATACGCAAAATCAGACATTCTGTGAAAAAGTTTGGGCTGAAAAAAGTCAAGGTCGGAACTCCATTAGCTATGGATGCCCTGGAATCTTCATTCCCGCCCTCTAACGGCACTTTCAGGTCCGATGTCAGGGAGAAAGTGATTAAACCATTGCTTCGTTTCTTGGATAGGACCAAATCTTTCTTCTTCCTTGATGTGTACACGTATTTCGCGTGGATAGACCAACCACTCCAGATTAACCTTGAATACGCTTTGCTCGAGTCCACGAATCTAACCTACACCGATCCCGTTTCCGGTTTGGTCTACACCAATTTGTTGGACCAAATGTTGGATGCGACTATATTCGCTATGAAGCGACTGGGGTACCCGAATCTTCGGCTATTCCTAGCAGAAACGGGCTGGCCTAGTGGAGGAGACCCGGATCAGCTCGGAGCTAATATCTACAACGCCGCCACTTACAACCGCAACGTGGTCAAGAAATTCATGGCCAAGCCACCGGTCGGGACACCTGCTCGCCCCGGCGCGGTGATCCCAACCATGATCTTCGCACTGTACAACGAGAACAAGAAGCCGGGTCCGGGTACGGAGCGGCATTTCGGGCTGTTGTACCCGAACGGGTCACACGTGTACCCCATAGATTTATCAGGCAAGACCCCGTTGTCCGACTACCCGGTTCTGCCGAAACCCGAGAGCAACGGGAGACTGTGGTGTGTGGTGGCGAATGTGACGGCTAATAAGACGGAGTTGGCCGATGCCGTGGCGTTCGCTTGCAGTCAGGGTAATGGAACCTGCGACCCGATCCAACCCGGTGGGAAATGCTACAACCCGAATTCATTGGTCAATCATGCCAATTATGCATTTACCTCTTACTGGACTCAACTGAGGTCGGCCGGGGCTACTTGTTCTTTCAACGGATTAGCAGCGCTTACCTCCAAAGATCCAa GTTATAAATCATGTAAGTTTCCAAGTGTGAATCTTTGA